A stretch of DNA from Methylogaea oryzae:
CACCAAGCCGGTGGCGCGCCACTTGTCCAAACTGCTGGGCAAGGAAGTGCCGGTGATCAAGGACTGGCTGGACGGCGGCTTCAGCCTCAACGACGGCGACGTGGTGCTGTTCGAAAACGTGCGCTTCACCAAGGGCGAGAAGAAGAACGTCGACGAAACCGCGCAGAAATACGCCGCCCTGTGCGACGTGTATGTAATGGACGCTTTCGGCACCGCCCACCGCGCCGAAGCCTCCACCCACGGCGTAACGAAGTTCGCCCCGGAAGCCTGCGCCGGCCCGCTGCTGGCGGCCGAGCTGGACGCCCTGGGCAAGGCCCTGGGCAACCCGGCCCGCCCCATGGTCGCCATCGTCGGCGGCTCCAAGGTGTCCACCAAGCTGACCGTGCTGGACTCCCTGTCCACCATCGTCGATCAGCTGATCGTCGGCGGCGGCATCGCCAACACTTTCATCAAGGCGGCCGGCCACAACGTCGGCAAGTCCCTCTATGAGGAAGACCTGGTCGCCGAAGCCCAGCGCCTGATGGCGGCGGCCAAGGCCAAGGGCGGCGAAATCCCCGTGCCGGTGGACGTGGTGGTAGGCAAGAATTTCGACGCCAACGAGCCTGCCGTGGTGAAGAAGGTGAACGAAGTGGCCGACGACGAAATGATCTTCGACATCGGTCCGGAAACCGCCAAGCAATACGCCGAGCTGTTGAAGACCGCCGGCACCATCGTCTGGAACGGTCCGGTGGGCGTGTTCGAATTCGACCAGTTCGGCGAAGGCACCAAGGCGCTGGGCCTGGCCATCGCCGAATCCCCCGCCTTCTCCATCGCCGGCGGCGGCGACACCCTGGCGGCGGTGGCCAAGTACAACATCGCCGACAAGGTGTCCTATATCTCCACCGGCGGCGGCGCTTTCCTGGAATTCCTGGAAGGCAAGAAGCTGCCCGCGGTGGAAGCGCTGGAAGCGCGCGGCGGTTGATCCGTTGCGGCCATGGAAGCGCCGAGTTAATCGGCGCTTCCATCGGTTAGAATAACCCCATCCCCAACGGCCGGGCCTCACCCGGCCGTTTTCATCGGCAAACCGAATACAGGAGATGTGTCCATGGCACGCGTAACCGTAGAAGACTGCTTAGACAAAGTCGATAACCGTTTCCACCTGATCCTGCTGGCCTCCAAGCGCGCCCGCCAGGTCATGCACGGCGCCACGCCGCTGGTGCCGGCCGGCACCGACAAGCCCACCGTGGTGGCGTTGCGCGAAATCGCCGCCGGCGTGGTGAACCAGGAAACCGTCGATAAAGAACCGCCCATCGTGCGCCGCCCGCCGCCGCCGCCCGTGGAAATCATCGACGACAACGGCTTCTGAGCCCCAACCGACGGCCGGTTGACGCGGAACATACTCCCATGACCGAAGCGGCATCCACCGCATTGCAGATCGAGGAGCCGCTGGAAGACAGGCTGGCGGCCCAGCTGTGCGAGGCCGCGGCCGTCTACCTGGAACCGAAACAGGTAGACGACATCTATCGAGCCTATCAATTCGGCGCTCAATATCATCAGGGCCAATACCGCGTCAGCGGCGAGCCCTATATCTGCCACCCCCTCTCCGTCGCCATCATCCTGGCCGGCATGCGCATGGACCACAACGGCCTGATGGCCGCCGTGCTGCACGACGTCATCGAAGACACCCCCGCCACCAAGGAGCAACTGGCGGAAGAGTTCGGCAACGAAGTGGCGGAGCTGGTGGACGGCGTCAGCAAGCTGACCCAGCTGGACGGCAAAACCAAGGCGGAAGCCCAAGCGGAGAACGTCCGCAAAATGTTCCTGGCCATGGTCAAGGACTTGCGGGTCATCATGGTCAAACTGGCCGACCGTTTGCACAACATGCGCACCATGGGCGGCATGTCGCCGGAACGCCGTCGGCGCATCGCCAGGGAAACGCTGGAAATTTACGCCCCCCTGGCCAACCGCTTGGGCATCAACCAGGTACGGCTGGAACTGGAAGACCTGGGCTTCGCCGCGCTGTACCCCTTGCGTTACAAGGTATTGGACCAGGCGGTGCGCAAAGCGCGCGGCCACCGCAAGGAAGTGGTGGCGAAAATCCGCGCCGCCATCGACACGCGCTTGCAGGAAAGCGGCCTGCACTGCGAAGTGCTGGGACGCGAAAAACACCTGCTCAGCCTGTACGAGAAAATGCGTGACAAGCATTTGACCATG
This window harbors:
- a CDS encoding phosphoglycerate kinase, which translates into the protein MAIKRMTDLDLRGKRVLIREDLNVPLKDGEVADDTRIRASLPTIRHAMEAGAKVMLFSHLGRPTEGEYSEENSTKPVARHLSKLLGKEVPVIKDWLDGGFSLNDGDVVLFENVRFTKGEKKNVDETAQKYAALCDVYVMDAFGTAHRAEASTHGVTKFAPEACAGPLLAAELDALGKALGNPARPMVAIVGGSKVSTKLTVLDSLSTIVDQLIVGGGIANTFIKAAGHNVGKSLYEEDLVAEAQRLMAAAKAKGGEIPVPVDVVVGKNFDANEPAVVKKVNEVADDEMIFDIGPETAKQYAELLKTAGTIVWNGPVGVFEFDQFGEGTKALGLAIAESPAFSIAGGGDTLAAVAKYNIADKVSYISTGGGAFLEFLEGKKLPAVEALEARGG
- the rpoZ gene encoding DNA-directed RNA polymerase subunit omega, whose amino-acid sequence is MARVTVEDCLDKVDNRFHLILLASKRARQVMHGATPLVPAGTDKPTVVALREIAAGVVNQETVDKEPPIVRRPPPPPVEIIDDNGF